A stretch of DNA from Ailuropoda melanoleuca isolate Jingjing chromosome X, ASM200744v2, whole genome shotgun sequence:
aactcctttagctctTGCTTGTCTGGTAAGCGCTatctctccttcagttctgaagAACAATTTGTGGGGATGGTATTCCtggttggcagttttttcttACCAGACTATAccactccctctggcccttcGGGCCTGCAAAGGTTTTGCTGACAAATCTGTTGGTAGTCCTGTGGCGTTTTCTTTGTATGTtacaaggttttcttttcttttctcttcttttttttaagattttatttatttgagggagacagagagagagagagagagcacaagccagggggaaaggcagagggagaagcagactccccgctgagcaaggagcctgatgcaggacttgatcccaggaccccgggatcatgacctgagccaaaggcagatgcttcaccgactgagccacccagacgcccctcttttCCTGCTTTAAGATTCTTTAACTTTGGACACTTCAATTATactgtgtctctgtgtgcatTTCTTTAGATTGATACTTTTTGGAACTCTTCAGGCTTCCTGGCTCTGACAGGATGAATTCCACTGGCCTGTTTTCCAAGTttgctgatcctttcttctgtttgatCTAGTCTGCCGTTGATCCCTCTACTGAATTTCTCAGTTGTTACTGTGTTCGTCAGCTGTATGATTTgatacttattttctctttgttggaaTTTTCAGTTCATGTGTTGTTCTGACCTCCGTGAGCATCTGTATAACTGTTAATTTGAACTCTTAGGCAAGTCacctatttctatttcattaaggtctttttctgCAGTGTTACTCTTTTGTTTAGAACACGCCCCACCGTCTCTTATTTTGCTTCATTCTGTGTGTTGTTTTCTACCCCTTAAACAGCCACCTGTCCCAGGCAAGAGTGGTCTTGTGTAGGAAATGAACTTGCTCAGTTTGGCTGGCCCAAGCGCTTGGTTGCTTCTTAAATTTTTGTGATTGTCTAAGATAACTTTTTGTTCTTGGCGCTTCCTACTAGTTGAGTGTCAGGACTGCTTAGTGTTCCAGTGGGTAAGATCACGGCACATAGATGCAGTTTAATTAGAAGCCAGACTCTCAGCAGCTGGGAAACTATGTTAAGTTACGCCTCTTTTTGGGATAAACTGTGTGATGGGTGTTTTTCCCATCTTCCCTAGGCCGAGTTCCTCTGCACTTGGTCGAGGTATTTAGCCAtggccagggaggtgggggagttgGGGGTGTGTTTCTCCTGTGCCCATTAAaaactgccttttctttcttttcttttttttgctgcGGTCCCCTGGAACTCCTGAAAGCAAGCAGCACTGGCTGTCAGTGCCTGGTGCTCGGGGGCTATGCTGGGTGGCAGCTACTACAGCTGAGACACGATGTGTAGACCCCCTTGGGAGACAGGGTGCTTTGGGGCAGGCTGGAGGGGCATGGACAGGGGAGGCACCCACTGGCTTCCCTGTTCTCTGGTGGCAAGAGCAGGCAGCCCCTAGAGGTGTGCTAAATGTAGAAGCTGGATTCCGAGACAACAGGTTTTAACATATGCAAACAGACCCTTTCTGGGGAAAGCTCAGGAGCTAGATAGTCCTCTAGGGCTGCTCACGCGCCATTTCTTTGTTAGTCTCCTGCGTCTGGTCTCATGGATACAAGCCCTGTTGGCTCTAAGAGTTAGGTGTTTTAGGGGCCCATCTCTCAGTCCTAAAAGTTGAGGTGCTAAACGTGGGgtccaaactgtttttcaaggaGAACCTTGGAGTTGGCAGCTTCTAGCTGCCTGTGTGGCATCATGTTGGGCTTGGGGTTTATGGTGAGGGCTTGGCTCAGCTTTTCCTGCCCATTTCAGTGTAAGAGTAGCTCAGCTAGttggatttttttcagaaaaaaaatcatctgggtGTACTGGCACATTTGTCGTGTCCTGGGGAGGAGTTCGGGGCCTCCTGTGTCACCATTTTGGACCAGAAAGAACCCTCAGCGAACTTAACACTTTTTGATGTGACTCAGTTTATCCTCactttgtattttcaaagatCTTGTCTAAGTAACTCATTGCAAACCCCATAGGTTGGGGTTTGATAGTTTCATTTTTCAGTCAACTTAAATTCTAAGCAGCATTCTTAATATTCCACATCAGGACAGATCCCATTTAAAGACATTTCTTATATACCTTTTCAGATGGCTACACCCTCTAGAAGGGATATGGATGNCCCCCCCCCCCGNCGCCCGCTTCCACGTGGACAAGACCTCCTGAATACATCTCTGTTCACATCTTCCCCAGGTGGGTCAAGTTCTAATAGCAAAACAAACAGTGAGGAAGGCTGGGGGGCAGGTTGGAAAAAGGATGTTCTTGGCCAAACCTGACTTAactctatttgtatttttgtttcctcaAAACTTTCTGTAGTTTTATTCATCCTAAtactcatttttgaaattttgcacAAACATCTGAGAACAGATGTGCCCTGTACTGGCTAGAGAAAGAGGTCCTGCTTTAGGAGAAGAAACTACCAAAGGGAGGGTGTAAGTCTTCTAATAGTAGGACTATCCTAGCATTAAAAAGCcttgagaggattttttttcaaggtttttatTGTGGAATCTTGAGTTGTCGTTTTTAAATGGACTTAAATTGTGactttattttcatctctttaccaattaaaaaaaagtcaggtttCACAAGGCAGAGTTAGAGAAACGGGAAATTGCTACTCTGCCCTCTAGAGGTTCCTGTGCTCTGTGGCCGGGTCACTGTCAATTATTACGAGACAGCATGTGATCTCATCGAGACAGGATTTCCACAGTTTATTACACAGCTTAAGAAACAACTGCACAAAATGCTGCAAAAACAGAAGGTATTAGGTAGTATGACAGCATACTCGTTGGGGTCCTGATTGTTCTCCTGCCGCACGTGAAGGGCGAGGATCCGAGGTGGCACCTCTTTTAGAAACGACCGTGTCTCAGTAAGTGACACAGCTGGTCCTTAGGAAGTTCCGATGACGAACATCCAAGTGCATAATCACGCTCACGGGTAAGGAAGCTGACTGACCGTGAAACCGAATCCTAAGTCACAGACTTGGCTCTGCTGCTGCTATAGAGAGTACCTGTTACGTCTAGAGCGCCTTTTCGTTTGGTTTTTGTTAAGATCTACATCTTTTCTACCTTGTTATTGTAAAGGAGCCAGTGGGACATGGGCCCTTAGGAAGGCTCAACATTGTTTTTACTTTCCCCGCTAATTAAGCTTTGTGTTAATCCCATATGTATAATTGCTTTCATTTGTGGACGCTAGTCAGAAAATTTCTATACTCACACAGCTGTAGGGATGGTGGTGGCACCCTCCTGTAAACACGATTTCCACACACCTGTGAGATCTCGGTAATGCGTACTAAAAATGACACCATActgcagacagagaaagatagtATTTATGTATGGTAAAAAGGCAAGTGAGTGAAGCTATACGTTTATTGCATTACTCTTAGTACATCCACAACTATGTCCAcctaaatagatctttaaaataagCATACACAAGTATCGACTAttatctacaaatatttattgtaacaCTTGAATAGAACTACAGGAAGCCCTTGGCACTGATAGAAAATATTGATTCACTGTTAGGTTACAAAAATTTATACATAGCAAAATTTAATGctctttacataaaaaatattagaCTACTTaaacaaaactttcaaaaattcCTGGTAATAGCTACCagaattagaaaagtaaaattaggCTTGAGACACTGCCTGTTCTAGAACACTGGACTCTAACAGCACCTCCACTGCTGGAAAAAAGTATTTAAGTCTGTcatgcaaaaggaaaacaaaacaagctattCTGGAACAACTGTTCTACACAGAAGACAGCgtctcccaattaaaaaaaaaaaaaaaagtcaagatccAAATAGGCATTTTTAggcattaacaacaacaacaaaaagaattcaaatgaaatattatacttgttcaattttaatagcattttgaTAAAGGTAtgcttcctttcattttaatacatttctgcacatgtatatgttttaaaatccagGAAACAGCCAAACCACAAGTTAATTCTTAACATGAATATACATAGTTAACCCTATATTATGCAGCCCCTTTTAAAAAGCACTGATGCACCCAACAGTTATATGTATCATTTCATAAAGAACAACACAAAGTTTACCATCACTAATACCCAATACCTACAGTCGCTTAATGTTCTGGAACACAATGAATTAGAAGGcaagtttcttttgaaaatggcTTAAACTCAagcaggtgttttttttgtttgtttgtttgttttttgttttttctgctgaACCTCGAACTTTTATTATTccaggaaagatttaaaaaatgaaataaataccaaccctaatttaaattacttaagtAAGTATTCAAGTCTATAAAAGGAGGAGGAGGTCTGTGGTCTATTTGTAATTAGGTTTTAGATAGTTGGTATGAAACTGTAAACTTGCTATTCAGACCACATAAAAATGGTTTAGAATGGTGGTCATTTTAATAAGGTAACACTTCTTAGTTAAGAAAACCATTGGTGGAACCAAAGTCTATGAAGGATTTGGGGTCTCCTGTGTAAAATAAGttcttagaaatttaaaacaaatactcaTTAAGGCAGAGCTGACATTTATTTCCCAGGAAGAAGAATGACAACTGGGCcattttattaaaggaaatctattataaaattgattttggAAAGCTTGTCAAGGAGCCAGAACCCAGCTTCTTCAGTGGCAGGCGTAGCAGAATTATAGTAGCTCCTTTTAGCATTACTGAAAAATAGATTTCTGATTGGATCCGGAGATTAATGTGGCCTGGACTTAAGGGTTAGGGAAGgcagctaatttaaaaaaagtcaattgtTACGACTCACGTTATCTTTGAGCCCAAGTTATAATAAATGTCAGCTGTCAGAAATGgaactcccccttccccccaattCCATTTTATTCCCTATACAGGTAAAGTGACTGGAGGACAGATGGCGTATGTGAATTGATGGTCACGTTCCTTGATGTCGGCACAGCCTTGGTCCCTCTCAAGGAATAGGCCATATTCCCATCGCCTCTCCTGGTGGGATCACTCTACCGATAAAACTGAACATGCCACCAATTTCAGAAAGATCAACCGTCATTTTGTCAAAGTGTTGCCTTTTAAAATGGCTAACATGAAACCTCCAATATCTGCTCTAAAGAAAAGGATTGACCTGCTGGGAGGTGTTGCAACACCTCCCAGCAGCTGGAGATGACAGTGAAGTGTTTGGGTTGTTTGCTGGGGACACATCTGCACTGCAGAGCAGCCGTCTCATGAGTGGGCAGAGCTGTCACTTCGTCGGCCGTAACACTCTGGCAAACATTTATGTGTAAGAATTGAGTTGTTCTTTTGACCGAGACTGGATATCTTGCAGTTCCTGTTCTTCCTTTGCTTTGATATCCTGGTAAGCCTGCATTTTGCTTGCATCCTTTAAGTAAGCCCAGTTAGAAGACAGTATCATGAGGAAGTGGATCTGGAAAAGAAGGGTGAGCATGATGGCTAGTGAGCATGTCAGAAGGCAAAGCAAGCTGCTAGGCAGACTACACGGTCTTTGCTGTCAAAAGGGAGAGGGTTATTCTGTTATTATAGTCCTTCTGCTGTCAGAGCCATCAGATTCTGGAAGCAGCTCTACTAGTATGCTTAAGAGTAGAAGGCTGAAGAAGTTAGTATACAGACACAGTGAACTGAAAAAAATGGCCAAAGTTACTgttaagaaaaagcaaacatgaaaTAGGAGAaggtgttgtttttctttttttaccatcCTGGGAGTAATTTTAACAAGGGATGCAGACGTTCGGAAACACCTCGTGTGCTTAAAGTCAGTGCGGCACGCAAAGATCTTGCCTCTCTGTGGCTAAAAATCCATTCCCCAAAGGCCTACGAGCGCACGATACTTATTTTGAGTAACTCATAAACTACACAGTTAACACGGGAAGGTTAAGTGAATGTCAGGAGCAAACTGAAGACGTCTAAGCAAAGCCTGCAGTGTGTGAGCGTGTTAGTGCGGGTCACAGAGGTGCAAATCCTTCTTCTGTACAGTGGGGGTGGCCAACACTTCTTGCCCgctccttttcctcatctttcctgCAAAGTCTATGTCTCCGGTTCCTcatatttccttttcaacatATTTGAGACTTTCGGATCCAGGAACAATTTCTCTTCCCCTCAGAATCTGACCTGCGGTGTGAGACCTGGCTCTGAGGAATCGGGGACTCCGCACCAAAACGCAACAATGCAAGGTCACTGAGGATGCGGAGAGAACACACCCCCCACGTACAGATCCTGGTCTCACAGAAAATAACGGGGTGCCCTCTATTTTTCTTCACACTGTCCTCTAGCTGGTGGGCTAATTGGAGGGGCTTGTATTTGGTAGTGAGCcatgtaatcagaaaaaaacttctagtcaaatttaaaatatgtttggcttttttccagagtctaagaaaacaaaaaatccagatGAAAACGCATCTGTCTGCCATCTCCTCTCCAGCACTGGTATTGGTTATCAAGCAAGTGACAATAACGGACAAGGCGGGTATTACAAAGTTTTAACACTTCATTTAGAGATACTGCTCAGAGTTCAAGAGAATTATTGTTTAACGGATGCTGACCCAGGTCAGTACGCAACTGAATCCTTTTGACAACGTGGAAGTAGCCAGATCGCATTTTGTAATGCACTCAGGGTAAGTCAGCTTATTAATCTACGATGCAAAATGAGCGGACTAGAGCTATTTACAAATTACTGTCACCAAACTGCAGCAACCTAGACTCGGCTTTAGTCTGGGGCGTCAGGGAGATTTCAGGCTGCGGAGGAGCGCTCCCTACAGCTCCTTGTTGGCCTTAAGCAATTTAGAATTTAGTGCAGCAATCTTCCCGACTCTTAAACTTCAAGACGGCATAGTTATAGGTAGTAGCCATCATGTAGATCAGCTGGGGGAAGAGAACAGAACACGACAGTAAGACACAGGCAGTCAGGGCTGGTGCCCGCTCAGGACCCACGCGGTGGCATCTTTCCCATCGCCCAGAAGGGTCTCCTACGTCGCACACAAACTTCCTCTCGCTTCACATACACACAGCTAGTTGGAGCCTCTGCCCTCAGGCCATTTATTAAGAAGAGTTGGAGGTGTTGAAAGAATAAGAGTGCTGGGGCAGCCTGAGCCTCGAAGCTTGAGGCCCTGTGTCCCCCGGTCTTCCCCAGCCTGCCTCCTCAGCAGCACTCAGTCCTCTGCCTGCCCGTCGCTCAGCACAGGTCGCTGCCGGGATGGAGCAGGCCCTCCTTTGCAGGGGCTAGAAAGGAAGGACTCCTTTCCCAGCACATGCCATTTCCTGCTGGGTCTACCAATCCTAGGTTTCTGGAAACCCCAAACCGAGCCCTCCCGACTTGCCGCTGTACGTGCGGGAGGCACACCTACAGGACCCTGGGGCTGTTTACGGTTGTTTCTCATTCACCCGTTCCCCTCCATCCACGCGTCACGGTCACGGTCATGGTCACTGGTGGACACGCAGAGTGAGGCCAAGCTGCGGTCTCCCAGCTGCGGTCGACCAAGGCATCACGCTGCTTGCTTGTCTCAGACTGTAACCAAGCAGCCTTGTTGCGGTCTAGTTTGTGCTGTGGTTTTTGCAGTTTTGTGATTTTGCTCTTTACATGTCCTAACCATAGTGCTGAATGAAAAGCTCTCGCCAGTCTGTGGAGAGCAAGAAGGCTCAGAGGGGCCACGGAGCCTCATTCAGGTACGAGCTGTTCGATGTTAATATAGCCGTGGTCTATACGAAATAAGATGTCTTTTAATAGAACCACAtttgacaaaaatgttgtgacTAGGAGCTGGCAGGAAATGAACCCTGTGTTTCCCCTGAGAAACAGTGGCTCAGTGTTTGAGGAGACTTTACAGAACAAGGTCAACCGTACAGGTATGTACGTGGATACATACCTATTTCCAGTTGGAAATTAAGATTCTTGGCAAAGAAATGGGTAATGAGTCACATGAATATCTGTGACCAAAGAAGTCCTGCAAGTCAGGGCTAAATTGGCACCCCTGCGCCAGGGCAGGCCTGGGTAGCAGGCAGCCCGGCTTTTGCTACCCTCTCTCCTTCCAACAACATCCAGATTCCACTACCCATACTCTGGGCTCAGACAGGCAACAAGGACTGCCCGCACTCCAGCCCTGGGCCAAGTTTCCACCGGCGAAGTGGAACCAAGGCTGCGTCCCGGAGGTGTGTTGCTGGAAGGCCAATTGGGCATCAGAGCCTGGAGGGTGGGGAGCCGCGCTAGGCCGGGCCTGGGGCCGCTGTTACTCACCAGCGCAATCACGGTGGCGCCAGCTCCGGCACAGGCCACGATGAACAGGTGATAGGACATGTAGAACTAGGAGAGAACAGGGCACCAGGTGAGCACTGGAGGTGGAAGGACCGGGCCTCCACCTGTTCTTTCTCAAGAGCTGCTTCCTGCCAGGCTGTGTGCCAGTGCACACTCCCTGGCTGCCCAGTGCCATCACCTGATTGGGGGGGGGTTTCTAAGGCTTTCTGATCCCTGGGGTGTACCCTAGACCAATTACATCtcaggagctgggggctgggcctcCGCCGTGAGTATAATTCGATCACTGTGTGTGCCGCTACCGTTGGGAGCCCCTGCTTGGAACCGGGCCCTCCCTGATATGGATATCCACACCGGCTAACGATGGAGGCAGGGGACTGATTATTTCAGTAACTCACTGCTTTCCCAAAGCATGCTAGGATTCTCTTAAGCATGCAAGCTCCCACTGGTGCACTTATGACTGTTCGTAAAAGAACATTCTTAAACAAATGCcgaaaaaatattcaaaggtctgattttaaactatactgCCAGTTATAAGTGAATGAGAAATAGTGACTAGTTGTAGAGAAATTGGGCTTCAAATTCAAGGGGATCTTTTCTATGAAAATTAATTTGTGTTTGTTCTGTGATAAATGTCCTACTTTGAAAAACTTTGTGAAGGTGGAAGAGAAGAATCTACATGTATTTTCAGGTGGATGAGATTAGGATCACTCTCAAATTACTGCCCAAAGAGAAAGCTCTGTGAGTCCTAAGGATCCTCACTGAACTGGCTTGGCCATGTGAAAGGGGCATTTTCTAGGTAAAAAATGGGCGAATTAGGGGTGAAGACAGACCATTCGATCTTAAAAAGTCTGCAAAGAAAAGCTTTCCTTACTAGCATTTATACCATCTCCTGCTCTTTCTACCTACGAGGGCCCTTTCCTCAGGCTGCTTGGCCAAGGGACGGAGTCCAGGCCCTGACAGAAGAAGGGTTTACCTCATTGGTGTTGCAGATGTTCTCGAGGGCAGAACCACAGATTTTCCCAGGGAAAGCATTCCAAGGAATGATACCTGTGAAATGAATCCCAACAGAATGTTAATTATTAgttagcccccccccccccggcagtgCCCCGTGCTCTCGCTCGTCCTCATCAACACTTGACAGCTCTGCCCTCTGTGGACCAGGCTGTTTAGAGTCAATAAGAAGTCCTCCTTGAACAGCAGGGCAAGAGCAAAGTCAACTAGTCCATAAGAACCTTAAAACCTGAATTGTTTTCCCTACTAGTTGTGTTTGCTTTAGTTGACctcatatttataaaaactgattttcaaaCTGGTTAAACAGTTGTAGGACAAACCCCCTCATACAGCATTTCCTGGGTCCATGGACTTCCTACTAAAGTCCCGAAATTGGGAGTCTATACTCaaagtttatgtattttggattttgtaggttttttatgttcattttcattgAGATTGTAAATCcaattggaaattttaaaaagggaaacactgtggagcccacccccccccaccctgtgtcTCCCACTGGAACCCTGACTCCTCGCTGCCACGCCACGGCCCACCAGGTTGCTGTTCCCTGTGCCACCGTGTGGTAGGtgtgttttcaaatattaaacccAGCTCAAGTTATTCTTCTCCCAGGAGGTAGGgaaggatttctttaaaaagtcccTTATCCCTTCCATCCTTGCCCTGGGCCAAGAGATGCTTTAGGAGAATGGGAAATGACAAGGCCCCACACTGTCAGTGATTTCAAATAtagaagacttaaaaataagatcactGATGGCCAGAAGTGTTTagtgaaaatatttaaggaaatgatATACATCTAGACATTTacagatactttaaaaatcatctttacGCTCTGTTTTCAAACCATCAAGACGACCAGAGTGGCTGAACCTTGGTCATTCTGAGAAGACAGTACTCCAACGGGCAGTTCTGGGCAAGTTTCTCATTATGTTGAAGCCGAGCCCCATGGGAAAAACAAGCAGCACAAATGAAACAATCCTCTCTCCTGAGAAAtcttgtctttaattttaatgaaaagttcTTTTTCCCCTCCTGCCTCGCTGTTTCTGCCAGGAACAGGATTCCCTAGCATCTTGGCGAGAAGCACTCATTAAACTCCTTACTTAGGAGGCTGCCTCTCAATTTAATTGACAGGAGGAGCAATGGCCCCTTCGGGGGCTTGTCAAAATGACCTAGCCTTAACTGCCTATGGCGAGTATCCCATTCATTAGAAAACAGGCTTGAACGGGTTTCCTAACAGCCGGCTTTTATAGAGTTCAGTCTGATGACTTTAAAATATGTCTggattttgttgtgttttccaGGACAGATGAAGTTCAAGCAGTTGATCATTTTAAAAGACCGGATTTGAAGATTGGGACGTGGAAATTAATTGGACTACAGTGTATACACAATATTTTGGATAAAGAGTTGAATGGTACAAAACTGaaaggaagttgaaaaaaaaaaaaaaggtctgtaaTCTTTTGATGTCCAGAAGTCTGATTATAATGCACTACTTATTAATACAGTTCAAAAAGTTTCCTTTACTACATActtgaaaatacaacaaaaatttgCATTACAACTGAGAGCCTAAGTGATGCTTCCCTCCAGAACACAGAGCATATATTAAGAGTATGCGCTATTCTAACAGAAGAATGTATGACACCGATCACGATGATTAAAAAAGCCACCCGTGTAATCACTAAGGTCCAGACACCTGCACAAGAGATTAGAGGTTCGTTGGGGAAACGAAAGGAGACGGTACCGTATTGTCGGATATCCACGCAGATCTGCTCCACAGCGGCTGTGCCGTTGGTCTGGGGTGACTTGATGACCTCACAAGTTGACCAGATGTTGTAGAACATAAACACGGGCACGGCGGAGAAACCAAACACGCCCAGCCAGGCCACTCCCAGCACGTAGGTGAGGAACACGAACTGAGCcgaaaaggaggagaagaaagaagcatcATGGAGGGGGGCAGTGTGCATCACCTGGGGAGGAGATGCTGACATAGCTCTGGCTGGATACCGAACCTGCGGGTGCATTCCCAGCACCGCCTGGGCCACCGGAGCGACAGGCAGAGTGACAAGGTCTCCTGAGAGGAGAAGCgagggctgggccagggcagtCGTGCTCTCCAGAGCTAGACGATGGAGAATGCGACTGCCCAAAGCCACTTCAGGGACTTTGTGCGGGTCCCTCTCTCAATGAACAAGGCCACGAGCCGGTTCCCCAAGCAGTGATCTCCTTCGTCCAAGGTTGCAGAGCGAATTCGTCATGGCTGCCTACCTGCCGCTCTTTCCCATACTTACCGTGCGAGAGCGTCAGGCTGTTTTCACAGGCCCCTGAACTCTAAATTCCTAGCAGTTTCTCAcaaattgcctttattttataCAGCATGGGGGGAGTATGGTTACAAGTGCTCCAGGAAGCTCTTTCTCAAAAGGAACTTCCCTAGTTTCACAATCCTGTGAAATCACTAAAAGTATCAGGTAGTAGTGTAAAATGGCCCTGAACACATGCTGAAGGCACAGTGTCAGATAAaaattccctcttccctctcGTTTCTTTCATCTAGAAGATTCACAGCAGCTCTACACGCACAGATGTTCATGCTGTTCCCTCACACGTCGCCATGGACAGTTTCAGGAAAAATACAATCCTATGACTTCGCTTTACTTCTAACCTGCCTTGACTATCAGTTTTCAGAGAATGTTGAAAGGCTGTTCCAAAAACATCACATCACGGTATTCATATTTTCAGAACGTGCACCCACAGAGCTTGTGGGCGATGCTTTGGAATTctaatttggcttttatttttttcaggcgATGCCGGAGAATGTCTCCGTCTCACTTTCCATTCTCACTTAACATACTGCAAGAACGAGCTGGAGGATCTCAGGTCAGCCTTCGGGACAGGCTCACACAGGCCACCTCCTGCTGGTCCCCAGCGCCCACCCCCCCAAACTGCAGAAGTaagttgcttttgcttttattcaaGGCCATTTAGACTTAACAGaagcatttgcatttctaaagatACTCAAAGAAGTGGATTTCAGCTGTTTCACACTCCCTGTTGCCCCTGTGTTCGTGGATGGGCTACTCCAGACTAGGCTTCTTTTTCTGGCCCACCCTTCAAAagaatcctttctttttaataccACCACAACTTGAAAGTTGCCTTCCAGCGGTCGGTCGTCAGGGCTCCACTGGGCAGGTCAGGACCCCGTGGAGAGCGCCCCCTGCAGACCATTCCTGTCCTGGCAGCGTTAGGCCTTCACATGCGCTTCCTGAGGGCCCTCCCCCGCAGCAGCTTTGCTCTTCAGGGTGGGCAGAGCTCATGGAGCTTTCTGTCGGGAGCATGTCTGCCCCAGCTGTCATCAGGCCTCCTGGTCACCTCCAACTTCCTAACATGCTCCAAGGCAGGTCTGTTCAATGATCCCCTTGAAGGTACAGTCATACCTCCGAGATACTGCAGTTTGGTTCCAGACCCTCACAATAGAGTGAGTCGAATTAATTTTGGGGTTTCCCAGTGCAAAGTTCTATTTATACTGCAGTCTGTTAGGTGTGCAATAGCATTAGGTCTGGAAAAGACAAGGTACCGACCTTAAAGAAAgtatactttattgctaaaaaatgctaaccctCATCTGAGCTTTGAGTGAGTCAGTCTTCTTGCTGGTGGAAGGCCTTTGATGTTGGCTGCTGGCTGATCAACAATGAAGTTTGTTGCATCGGATGACTCCTCTGTTCACTCAGGATTTCTCTGCAGCATGCCGTGCTGTTccatagcattttacccacagaacGGCTTTCAGAATTGGACTTACTCCGCTCCAGTGCTGCTGCTTTATCACTAAGCCCTTTTAGTCATCGGCTGCTAGCAAGATAGCCTGCCCTTTGAAACTTTGCAGCCAgacattgacttctcctctccagctatgaaagtcctagggGGCATCTTCTTCCAGTAGAAGGCTGTTTCACCTATGTGCAAAATCTGTTGTCTGCCATCGTCACCTGAGCCGGATCTTCTGGGTCACGTGCTGCAGGTTTTCCATCAGCCGTGCTGCTTCGCCTCGCTCTCTGATGTTACGGAGtcggcttctttccttaaaccccATGAACCAACCTCTGTTAGCTTCAGACattccttctgcagcttcctcaccgcCCTCAGCCTTTACGGaactgaagagagttagggccttgctctgccTTAGGCTTTGACTTAAAGGAATGTTCCAGCTGGTTTGCCCTTCTGTCCAGAGCACTACAACTGTCTCTTATCACTTGTGTGTTTACCGGACTAacacctt
This window harbors:
- the GPM6B gene encoding neuronal membrane glycoprotein M6-b isoform X3, with the translated sequence MKPAMETAAEENTEQSQERKGCFECCIKCLGGVPYASLVATILCFSGVALFCGCGHVALAGTVAILEQHFSTNTSDHALLSEVIQLMQYVIYGIASFFFLYGIILLAEGFYTTSAVKELHGEFKTTACGRCISGMFVFLTYVLGVAWLGVFGFSAVPVFMFYNIWSTCEVIKSPQTNGTAAVEQICVDIRQYGIIPWNAFPGKICGSALENICNTNEFYMSYHLFIVACAGAGATVIALIHFLMILSSNWAYLKDASKMQAYQDIKAKEEQELQDIQSRSKEQLNSYT